A window of Ignavibacteriales bacterium contains these coding sequences:
- the menE gene encoding o-succinylbenzoate--CoA ligase — translation MITISNKEHWLYEQAAKRPNDRAIQTEQSFVSYQKFFEASNLTTNYLLTLDIKENDHVGILCRHTYDFFVLVNALWFIRAIPVPLNSRKTTNEIENEIRLADIKFLIIDDVLKLQFSTLNFQNVLNMNIIMRHETRNHNFIIHNSKFKIHNSALIMFTSGSTGNPKAVVHSFQSLYESAQALDSFAQLSSGDIWLASLPLYHIGGFMILCRSLLSGSLVVFPASPKFEDINQTIKQSDPTHISLVPTTLDRLLKENISPNKNLKYVFLGGSPSQTELITEAVKKSWPIVKVYGSTETCSMITALHPDEIKSKSDSSGKLIGQNKIKIMSKNKNDFGEVVVFSKSLFKEYYNDSLSTNSKFKNGWYFTGDFGRIDNEGYLYIESRRDDLIISGGENITSYEVELAIKKHPFVKDVFVFALQDKKWGQIVCAAIVSETISEDVIKDFLKEKIASYKIPKRFFIIDEIPRNEMGKANRTELLKQLKLC, via the coding sequence ATGATCACGATTAGCAATAAAGAACATTGGTTATACGAACAAGCAGCTAAACGCCCAAACGACAGAGCAATCCAAACAGAGCAAAGTTTTGTTTCATATCAAAAATTTTTTGAAGCGAGCAATTTGACAACTAATTATCTGCTGACATTAGATATTAAAGAAAATGATCATGTTGGGATTTTATGCAGACACACTTATGATTTTTTTGTATTAGTAAATGCACTATGGTTTATACGGGCTATTCCGGTTCCTCTAAATTCAAGAAAGACAACAAATGAAATTGAAAATGAAATCCGTCTTGCTGATATAAAATTTTTAATTATTGACGATGTTCTCAAATTACAATTCTCAACTTTGAATTTTCAGAACGTACTCAACATGAACATAATTATGAGACATGAAACACGAAATCATAATTTCATAATTCATAACTCAAAATTCAAAATTCATAATTCTGCATTAATAATGTTTACTTCCGGCAGCACAGGAAACCCTAAAGCAGTTGTTCATTCATTTCAAAGTTTGTACGAAAGTGCTCAAGCATTAGATTCTTTCGCTCAATTATCATCAGGAGATATTTGGCTCGCCTCATTACCGTTATATCATATCGGCGGATTCATGATTCTTTGCCGGTCATTGCTATCTGGTAGTTTAGTTGTATTCCCTGCATCTCCAAAATTTGAAGACATCAATCAAACAATCAAACAGTCAGACCCTACACATATTTCATTAGTGCCCACAACTCTAGATCGTTTACTCAAAGAGAATATCTCCCCCAACAAAAATCTCAAATATGTTTTTCTTGGAGGTAGTCCTTCTCAAACCGAATTAATTACGGAAGCTGTAAAAAAATCATGGCCGATAGTAAAAGTTTACGGCTCAACGGAAACGTGTTCTATGATAACAGCACTTCATCCGGATGAAATAAAATCTAAATCGGATTCTTCAGGAAAACTTATCGGACAGAACAAGATCAAGATCATGAGCAAGAACAAGAATGATTTTGGCGAAGTTGTTGTTTTTTCAAAATCTCTTTTTAAGGAATATTACAACGATTCACTATCAACCAACAGCAAATTTAAAAACGGATGGTACTTCACTGGCGATTTTGGGCGAATAGATAATGAGGGTTATCTTTATATCGAATCTCGCCGGGACGATCTGATAATTTCAGGCGGAGAAAATATTACTTCATATGAAGTTGAATTAGCAATAAAAAAACATCCATTTGTTAAAGATGTATTTGTGTTCGCTCTTCAAGATAAAAAATGGGGACAAATCGTTTGCGCAGCAATTGTATCAGAAACTATTTCAGAAGATGTGATAAAAGATTTTCTTAAAGAGAAAATTGCTTCGTATAAAATTCCCAAGCGTTTTTTTATTATTGATGAAATTCCAAGAAATGAAATGGGAAAAGCAAATAGAACTGAACTATTAAAACAACTTAAGCTATGTTAG
- a CDS encoding thioesterase family protein, producing MFTTKVKVYFYDADPAGIIFYASLFKYVHAAYEDLMRSFHTERDYFFDKEYILPIIHAEADYVRPIKVGDELRIDVIVSLLKNSSFEISYKFYKNDGTFTAIAKTVHVCVLKEQFKKIELPKECYDKLKSNIA from the coding sequence ATGTTCACGACAAAAGTGAAAGTCTATTTTTATGATGCCGATCCGGCAGGGATTATTTTTTATGCAAGTTTATTTAAATACGTTCACGCTGCATACGAAGATCTTATGAGAAGTTTCCACACCGAAAGAGATTATTTTTTTGATAAGGAATACATCTTGCCGATCATTCATGCTGAAGCCGATTATGTTAGACCGATAAAAGTTGGCGATGAACTTCGAATTGATGTTATTGTTAGTCTTCTAAAAAATTCTTCTTTTGAAATAAGTTATAAATTTTACAAAAATGACGGTACATTTACAGCAATTGCCAAAACCGTTCATGTTTGTGTGCTGAAAGAACAATTTAAAAAGATTGAGTTGCCAAAAGAATGTTACGATAAGTTAAAATCTAACATAGCTTAA
- a CDS encoding toxin-antitoxin system YwqK family antitoxin gives MQINKIKYFIAIIFLIVPYLLSAQSEIKRGYYSNGKLKSEGTIDNGVRNGLYKEFYESGKLWKEWNFENGKEEGLSVWYFEDGKKSMEWNYRSGKLEGKSKWYYETGELWAEPVYVNDVQDGFSNTYYKSGKLQAVWNYKNGKLNGESKIFFENEKVEVERNYVNDKLEGKSKVYYDFGTIALDANYKNDQLEGISYLYYPDGKIKVIDTYENGQIIKRKRFDYGAKVSKVEENFDEYWDEGTLKRQVTFREGKLDGLIKEYYASGFIKAELNYKHGSLEGESKYYNDGGTLAEIAQYISNMKNGMTTKFDKDGVKTSEENYTNNLREGSAKTFYLSGEVESEQIYRNDKLNGIVKFYSKSGLLNAEVEYHNGLKDGITKYYFPSGNLSDFRIYKNNLLDGKCFMYDENGKIISSSEYKEGELVK, from the coding sequence ATGCAAATAAATAAAATCAAATATTTTATTGCAATAATATTCTTGATCGTCCCGTATTTATTATCTGCTCAGAGTGAGATCAAAAGAGGATATTATTCAAACGGTAAACTTAAATCCGAAGGCACAATTGATAACGGTGTAAGGAATGGTCTATATAAAGAATTTTATGAAAGCGGAAAACTTTGGAAGGAATGGAATTTTGAAAACGGAAAGGAAGAAGGACTTTCAGTTTGGTATTTCGAAGATGGTAAGAAAAGTATGGAATGGAATTACCGCAGCGGAAAGCTCGAAGGGAAATCCAAATGGTATTATGAGACAGGCGAGCTTTGGGCAGAACCGGTTTATGTGAATGATGTTCAAGACGGTTTTAGCAACACTTATTATAAAAGCGGTAAACTTCAGGCGGTCTGGAATTACAAGAATGGTAAACTCAACGGTGAATCAAAAATATTTTTTGAAAATGAAAAAGTTGAAGTAGAACGTAATTATGTTAATGATAAACTTGAGGGGAAAAGCAAAGTCTATTATGATTTTGGAACAATTGCTTTAGATGCAAATTACAAGAACGATCAACTCGAAGGAATATCTTACCTCTATTATCCCGACGGTAAGATTAAAGTAATAGATACCTACGAAAACGGTCAAATCATTAAGCGCAAACGATTTGATTACGGCGCTAAGGTCAGTAAAGTGGAAGAGAATTTTGATGAATACTGGGATGAAGGTACATTGAAAAGACAAGTTACTTTCAGAGAAGGAAAACTTGACGGATTAATAAAAGAATATTACGCCAGCGGATTTATCAAAGCTGAATTAAATTATAAGCACGGTTCTTTAGAAGGCGAAAGTAAATATTACAACGACGGTGGAACTCTTGCTGAGATTGCACAATACATTAGCAATATGAAGAACGGGATGACGACAAAATTTGATAAAGATGGTGTTAAAACGTCAGAAGAAAACTACACAAATAATTTGCGCGAAGGTTCAGCAAAAACTTTTTATCTTAGCGGAGAAGTTGAATCCGAACAGATTTACCGAAACGACAAACTAAACGGAATTGTAAAATTCTATTCAAAGTCCGGATTGCTAAATGCTGAAGTAGAATATCATAACGGATTGAAAGACGGAATTACAAAATATTATTTCCCAAGCGGTAATCTTTCCGATTTCCGCATTTATAAAAATAATTTGCTTGATGGAAAATGTTTTATGTATGATGAAAATGGAAAAATTATTTCCTCATCAGAATATAAAGAAGGAGAGCTTGTTAAATAA
- a CDS encoding saccharopine dehydrogenase NADP-binding domain-containing protein: MKALIMKVTSPSVLVYGANGYSAKLIIEELISRGIKPILSGRNEPALKELSRKYDCEYKAVDLYDNEKLDAALNGVHTILNCAGPFKFTAKEIMEACLRCKCNYLDITGEIPSMYLAFFLSQKAKEAGVVFLPSVGFDIIPSDCLAKRLSEQMPDATYLKLGFSNKGGKISRGTWLTTLEFLGGTGRIRRDGKMIESNIGEFTVDIKIKNFSFCGLSIPWGDVYSSYQSTKIPNVEVYIALPRLMVKAKSLVLFFLKILKMPLMKNIVAIFMKKTLTGPNKSKRDSTKTYIWGRVENSKGKMIEEVYQVMEGYNLTAIGAAESVERVLKNTLKPGTYTPSLAFGSKFMDQFVIERII, translated from the coding sequence ATGAAAGCATTAATAATGAAAGTTACATCACCATCTGTTTTAGTTTATGGAGCGAATGGATACTCTGCGAAATTAATTATTGAAGAACTGATTTCTAGAGGTATAAAACCAATTCTTTCCGGAAGAAATGAACCAGCATTGAAAGAACTTTCTCGTAAATATGATTGTGAATATAAAGCGGTTGATCTTTATGATAATGAAAAATTAGATGCCGCATTAAACGGAGTACATACTATTTTAAATTGTGCAGGTCCGTTTAAGTTCACTGCAAAAGAAATAATGGAAGCATGCTTACGATGCAAATGCAACTATCTTGATATAACCGGAGAGATTCCGTCAATGTATCTGGCATTTTTCTTATCTCAAAAAGCGAAAGAGGCGGGAGTTGTATTCTTACCAAGTGTGGGATTCGATATTATTCCCTCTGATTGTCTTGCCAAGCGATTAAGCGAACAAATGCCGGATGCAACATATTTGAAATTAGGATTTTCAAACAAGGGAGGAAAAATTTCTCGCGGAACTTGGTTAACAACTTTGGAATTTCTTGGCGGAACCGGAAGAATACGCCGCGATGGAAAAATGATAGAATCAAATATTGGCGAGTTTACGGTTGATATTAAAATAAAAAATTTTTCGTTTTGCGGACTTTCAATTCCGTGGGGCGATGTTTATTCATCGTATCAATCAACAAAAATCCCAAATGTGGAAGTTTATATTGCTTTGCCGCGACTAATGGTTAAAGCAAAATCACTTGTTCTTTTCTTTTTGAAAATTTTAAAGATGCCTTTAATGAAAAATATTGTAGCAATATTTATGAAGAAAACTTTAACGGGTCCTAATAAATCAAAACGCGATTCGACTAAAACGTATATCTGGGGCAGAGTAGAAAACTCAAAGGGTAAAATGATTGAAGAAGTTTATCAAGTTATGGAAGGATACAATCTAACCGCAATTGGAGCCGCTGAGAGTGTAGAAAGAGTTTTGAAAAATACACTTAAACCCGGAACCTACACTCCGTCACTTGCATTCGGAAGTAAGTTTATGGATCAGTTTGTTATTGAAAGAATTATTTAA
- a CDS encoding glycosyltransferase family protein, protein MKIITVIQARMSSTRLPGKVMLPLLGKPLLIRMIERVNAAKLVGNVIVATSTNADDDKIEILCNQNNLICSRGHLTDLLDRHYQVAKQFNAEAVVKIPSDCPLIDPKVIDKVIKHYINSDEFDFVSNLHPATYPDGNDVEIFSFESLECAWKDATKDYEREHTTPFIWEHQDVFCVGNVTWETGCDFSSTHRWTIDFPEDYEFIRKVYDELYSNNPAFSLNDILTLLKQKPEIAEINQQYLGKYWYENHLDELTHIDEYKNKIKKNE, encoded by the coding sequence ATGAAAATTATAACAGTCATACAAGCACGAATGTCATCAACCCGGTTGCCCGGTAAAGTGATGCTGCCGTTATTAGGTAAACCGCTTTTGATCCGTATGATTGAACGTGTTAACGCAGCAAAACTTGTCGGTAATGTAATAGTTGCTACATCAACAAACGCCGATGATGACAAGATTGAAATTTTATGTAATCAAAATAATTTAATTTGTTCACGCGGACATCTAACGGATCTTCTCGACCGGCATTACCAGGTTGCAAAACAATTTAATGCAGAAGCTGTTGTAAAAATTCCTTCCGATTGTCCTCTCATAGATCCTAAAGTGATTGATAAAGTTATTAAGCATTACATTAATTCCGATGAGTTTGATTTTGTTAGTAATCTACATCCGGCAACTTATCCTGATGGAAATGACGTTGAAATATTTTCTTTCGAATCACTTGAGTGTGCATGGAAAGATGCAACAAAAGATTACGAACGTGAGCATACAACCCCGTTTATTTGGGAACACCAAGATGTTTTTTGTGTTGGAAATGTTACTTGGGAAACCGGGTGTGATTTTTCTTCTACTCATAGATGGACGATTGATTTCCCGGAAGATTACGAGTTCATAAGAAAAGTTTATGATGAACTCTATTCAAATAATCCCGCTTTTAGTCTGAACGATATATTAACTTTGCTGAAACAAAAACCGGAAATCGCAGAAATAAATCAGCAGTATCTCGGTAAATACTGGTATGAAAACCATCTTGATGAATTAACTCACATTGACGAATACAAAAATAAAATCAAGAAAAATGAATAA
- a CDS encoding thiamine pyrophosphate-dependent enzyme has translation MNKKKLKDLEQTALRVREHIIRMSGSGGCFIGASLSCTDLIVYLYKEFLNVSPKNFQDPKRDYFFLSKGHDVPALYGTYVELGWLEEGRLKNHLKTTDNIYWHPNRKIPGIEFHSGSLGHNLSVAMGVAIDCKLRKQKNKIVVVVGDGELNEGSMWEGLLVASAYKLDNLYIVVDRNHFQANMQTEDLIPLKPLNKKLESFGCKVKKINGHNFEQMKKTFSKIPFEKNKVSVVIAETVRGKGLPSIEKRADRWFVNFKEEEIEQLLKELHGSKRTKLTSKTIVAR, from the coding sequence ATGAATAAGAAAAAATTAAAAGATCTTGAGCAGACGGCTTTACGTGTACGTGAGCATATTATTCGAATGAGCGGCAGCGGCGGATGTTTTATCGGCGCATCATTATCATGTACCGATCTTATCGTTTATCTCTACAAAGAATTTTTAAATGTCTCACCAAAAAATTTTCAAGATCCGAAACGTGATTATTTTTTCCTTTCGAAAGGACACGATGTTCCTGCTCTTTACGGAACTTATGTTGAGCTTGGCTGGCTTGAAGAAGGAAGATTAAAGAATCATCTTAAGACAACCGACAACATTTACTGGCATCCTAACCGTAAAATTCCCGGCATTGAGTTTCATTCCGGTTCACTCGGACATAATCTTTCAGTTGCAATGGGTGTTGCAATTGATTGCAAGTTACGTAAACAGAAAAATAAAATTGTGGTTGTTGTTGGTGATGGAGAACTTAACGAAGGATCCATGTGGGAAGGCTTGCTTGTTGCCTCTGCATATAAACTTGATAACCTTTATATAGTTGTTGACCGGAATCATTTTCAGGCTAACATGCAGACTGAAGATTTGATCCCACTTAAACCGTTAAATAAAAAATTGGAGTCGTTTGGATGTAAAGTAAAAAAAATTAACGGACATAATTTTGAACAAATGAAGAAAACTTTTTCGAAAATCCCATTTGAGAAAAATAAAGTCTCGGTAGTAATTGCTGAGACTGTACGAGGTAAAGGTTTACCAAGTATTGAAAAGCGAGCTGACCGGTGGTTCGTAAATTTCAAAGAAGAAGAGATTGAACAACTGTTAAAAGAACTTCACGGCAGTAAAAGAACAAAGTTAACTTCAAAAACTATTGTGGCGAGATAA
- a CDS encoding four helix bundle protein — MRDFRKLKIWERSHAFTLNIYKTTKSFPKEELYGITSQLRRAAASIPTNIAEGCGKQTEKDFARYISISAGSTSETEYLLTLSTDLKYLNESHSKELIIEINEIKKMLNGLLIKIANS; from the coding sequence ATGAGAGATTTTAGAAAATTAAAAATTTGGGAAAGATCTCATGCGTTCACACTTAACATTTATAAGACAACTAAGTCTTTCCCAAAAGAGGAATTGTATGGAATCACTTCTCAATTACGACGAGCTGCGGCTTCAATACCAACTAATATTGCTGAAGGCTGTGGTAAACAAACAGAGAAAGATTTCGCAAGGTATATAAGTATATCAGCTGGATCAACTAGTGAAACGGAATACTTACTTACATTATCAACTGATTTAAAATATTTGAATGAATCTCATTCTAAAGAGCTGATAATCGAGATAAACGAAATAAAAAAAATGTTAAATGGACTTTTAATAAAAATTGCTAATAGCTAA
- a CDS encoding aminotransferase class III-fold pyridoxal phosphate-dependent enzyme, producing the protein MANKLSLNNNFPEIKKSNELYNRALGLIPSVTQTLAKGPGQWINGVAPKYLVRGKGSHVWDVDSNEYIDYMMGVGPLSLGYAYTKVDEAIKKQLEDGITFSMMHPLEVEVAEMIRDIIPNAEAVRYSKTGADATSAAVRLARAYTGKNKILCCGYHGWHDWYIAVTARNHGIPEAVQALSFTFNYNDIDSVKNSIDDDVAAIILEPVVFAEPKDNFLHKLAELCEQKGIVLIFDEMWTGFRMALGGAQEYFGITPDLATYSKAVANGMPISILTGKRKIMDLADEDIFFYTTFGGEALSLAATKATIKELRDKNVPKFLNDQGKKLKDGYNSIVNKLGLDFTKTIGYNWRSIATFDEKAGDPLIQKSLMQQEMIKRGILWQGFFNMSFSHSDTDVDYTLQALEESLLILKKAVQENKLKESLHGIPVQPVFRKVDNFNMKPMKK; encoded by the coding sequence ATGGCTAATAAATTATCTCTAAACAACAATTTCCCTGAAATAAAAAAATCCAACGAGCTTTACAATCGTGCACTAGGATTAATTCCTTCCGTTACCCAAACACTTGCAAAAGGTCCGGGACAATGGATAAACGGAGTTGCACCGAAATATTTGGTAAGAGGAAAAGGCTCTCATGTTTGGGATGTTGATAGTAACGAATATATTGATTACATGATGGGTGTTGGTCCTCTATCTCTTGGTTATGCTTATACAAAAGTTGATGAAGCAATTAAAAAACAATTGGAAGACGGAATTACATTTTCAATGATGCACCCGCTCGAAGTTGAAGTTGCTGAAATGATTCGGGATATTATTCCGAATGCAGAAGCAGTCCGTTACAGTAAAACCGGGGCTGATGCAACAAGTGCTGCTGTCCGCCTTGCTCGTGCCTATACGGGAAAAAATAAAATATTATGCTGCGGTTACCACGGCTGGCATGATTGGTATATCGCAGTTACCGCACGCAATCATGGTATTCCCGAAGCAGTGCAGGCTCTTTCATTTACATTTAATTATAATGATATTGATTCTGTAAAGAATTCAATTGATGACGATGTTGCTGCAATAATTCTTGAGCCGGTTGTGTTCGCTGAACCGAAAGATAACTTTCTTCACAAGCTTGCAGAGTTATGCGAACAAAAAGGAATAGTTTTGATCTTCGATGAAATGTGGACGGGATTTAGAATGGCTCTTGGAGGCGCTCAAGAATATTTTGGAATTACTCCCGATCTCGCAACATATTCTAAAGCAGTTGCTAATGGTATGCCGATTTCAATTCTAACTGGCAAAAGAAAAATAATGGATCTTGCAGATGAAGATATTTTCTTTTACACAACTTTCGGTGGTGAAGCTTTATCTCTTGCGGCAACTAAAGCGACAATTAAGGAATTACGTGATAAGAATGTGCCAAAGTTTTTAAATGATCAAGGAAAAAAATTAAAAGACGGATATAATTCTATTGTTAATAAATTGGGATTGGATTTCACAAAAACAATTGGCTACAATTGGCGTTCGATAGCAACGTTTGATGAAAAAGCCGGGGATCCGCTAATTCAAAAATCTTTGATGCAGCAGGAAATGATCAAACGCGGAATTCTCTGGCAAGGATTTTTTAATATGTCATTCTCACACAGTGATACAGATGTTGATTACACACTTCAAGCTTTGGAAGAATCTCTTTTAATTCTGAAAAAAGCTGTTCAAGAAAATAAATTAAAAGAATCATTACACGGGATTCCTGTACAACCTGTGTTTAGGAAAGTTGATAATTTTAATATGAAGCCAATGAAGAAATAG
- a CDS encoding SDR family oxidoreductase, whose protein sequence is MELFSLKNKVAIVTGALGLIGKEHCKALSEAGANVIVADLNEVKCIEFAKSLQTKSLCLELDVTNSDSIKNLRDKVLNQFGHIDILVNNAAINDMFENPKVATEQSKFENYPLELWQKSIDVNLTGIFLCSQILGTEMAKQKSGSIINIASTYGITAPDQSLYIKKDGTQSFFKPPAYSATKGAVIMFTKYLAAYWGKDGVRVNTLTPGGVENNQDEFFIEKYSSKTPLGRMAKPTDYKGALIFLASDASSYMTGANLIVDGGWTCW, encoded by the coding sequence ATGGAATTGTTTTCACTCAAAAATAAAGTTGCAATTGTAACCGGTGCATTAGGATTAATCGGGAAAGAACATTGTAAAGCATTAAGCGAAGCCGGTGCAAATGTTATTGTTGCAGATCTTAATGAAGTCAAGTGCATAGAATTTGCAAAGTCGCTTCAAACAAAATCGCTCTGTTTAGAACTTGATGTTACAAATTCGGATTCAATTAAAAATTTGCGGGATAAAGTGCTGAATCAGTTCGGACATATTGATATCCTCGTTAACAATGCAGCGATAAACGATATGTTCGAAAATCCAAAAGTTGCAACCGAGCAATCAAAGTTTGAAAATTATCCGCTTGAGCTTTGGCAAAAATCAATTGATGTTAACTTAACCGGAATATTTTTGTGTTCGCAAATTCTTGGAACTGAAATGGCAAAACAGAAAAGCGGAAGTATTATTAATATAGCTTCTACATACGGCATTACGGCACCTGACCAATCGCTCTACATAAAAAAAGATGGGACTCAATCATTCTTCAAACCGCCTGCTTATTCTGCTACTAAAGGCGCAGTTATAATGTTTACTAAATATCTTGCTGCTTATTGGGGAAAAGACGGCGTTCGTGTAAATACTTTAACGCCGGGCGGAGTAGAAAATAATCAAGATGAATTCTTCATCGAAAAATATTCTTCTAAAACTCCTTTAGGAAGAATGGCAAAACCGACGGATTACAAAGGCGCATTAATTTTTCTTGCAAGCGACGCATCAAGTTATATGACGGGAGCTAATTTAATAGTAGATGGCGGTTGGACTTGCTGGTAA
- the tnpA gene encoding IS200/IS605 family transposase, whose product MSNVKIWIHAVWCTKNHERVLSKDVRKQLFQHVRENAKEKQIYIDFINGDLDHIHCLLALNADMTIAKVMQLIKGEAAYWANKNSLLKSKLEWADEYFAVSVSESMLNKVRDYIKSQEEHHKKITFKSEYEKFITKFGFNHHG is encoded by the coding sequence ATGTCAAACGTTAAAATATGGATACATGCAGTTTGGTGTACGAAGAACCATGAGCGCGTTCTCTCTAAAGATGTTAGAAAACAACTTTTTCAGCATGTGAGGGAGAACGCAAAAGAGAAGCAGATTTATATTGATTTCATTAATGGAGATTTAGATCACATACACTGCTTGTTAGCATTAAATGCAGATATGACGATCGCAAAAGTTATGCAACTGATAAAAGGGGAAGCCGCATATTGGGCAAATAAAAACTCGTTGCTAAAATCGAAATTGGAATGGGCGGATGAGTACTTTGCGGTATCTGTCAGTGAATCAATGCTAAATAAAGTTCGGGACTACATCAAAAGTCAAGAAGAACATCATAAAAAAATAACATTCAAGAGTGAGTATGAGAAATTTATAACAAAGTTCGGGTTTAATCATCATGGCTAA
- a CDS encoding HAD hydrolase family protein yields the protein MAKKKLTKKQLLKRASKIKLVLADCDGVLTDTGVYYSSQGEMMKRFSIRDGMGVERLRKYANVETGIVTGEDTEIVRVRANKLQMKEIHLGINRKDEVFNEILSRRNLKAEEVAYIGDDSNDVTIMKLAGLTACPKDATMFAKNIADIIVDSKGGNGAFRDFAELIIEAKTKKKVFRKDDSNAKQS from the coding sequence ATGGCAAAGAAAAAACTTACAAAAAAACAGCTATTAAAACGTGCTTCAAAAATAAAATTAGTATTAGCAGATTGCGACGGCGTTTTAACCGATACAGGTGTTTACTACTCTTCTCAGGGAGAAATGATGAAACGTTTTTCTATTCGTGACGGAATGGGTGTTGAACGTTTAAGAAAATATGCCAACGTTGAAACCGGAATAGTAACCGGTGAAGACACTGAAATTGTACGTGTGCGTGCTAACAAACTTCAAATGAAAGAAATACATTTGGGAATCAATCGTAAAGATGAAGTATTCAATGAAATATTATCCAGAAGAAATTTAAAAGCGGAAGAAGTTGCTTACATTGGTGATGACTCAAACGATGTTACCATAATGAAACTTGCCGGATTAACAGCCTGTCCCAAAGACGCAACTATGTTTGCTAAAAATATTGCCGACATTATTGTTGATAGTAAAGGCGGCAACGGAGCGTTCCGTGATTTTGCAGAATTAATCATCGAAGCTAAAACAAAAAAGAAAGTATTTAGAAAGGACGATAGTAATGCCAAACAAAGTTAA
- a CDS encoding N-acetylneuraminate synthase family protein, whose product MPNKVKIGNKFIGEDQPVYVIAEIGINHNGSLELAKRLIDGAVYAGCDAVKFQKRTPELCVPKDQWYVERDTPWGRITYIEYRHKVEFGFEEFLEIDGYCREKGIDWFASPWDENSVDFLEKFKPLIYKVPSASLTDHSLLRKIKATGRPVIISTGMSTIQEIEEAVLILGTENLLIAQATSTYPCPVEELNLQVIGTYKEIFPEVPIGYSGHETGLSPTLAAVAIGARFVERHITLDRAMWGTDQAASVEVSGMQKLVHDIRDIEKALGDGIKKVYESEQKNIEKLRRVKPNITVS is encoded by the coding sequence ATGCCAAACAAAGTTAAGATCGGTAACAAATTCATAGGCGAAGATCAGCCCGTTTATGTTATTGCTGAGATTGGAATCAATCACAACGGCTCTTTGGAATTAGCAAAAAGACTGATTGACGGAGCTGTATATGCCGGATGTGATGCTGTAAAATTTCAAAAACGAACACCTGAACTTTGTGTTCCTAAAGATCAATGGTATGTTGAGCGCGATACACCATGGGGAAGAATAACTTATATCGAATATCGTCACAAAGTTGAATTTGGATTTGAAGAATTTCTTGAGATAGACGGTTATTGTAGAGAAAAAGGAATTGATTGGTTCGCTTCACCGTGGGATGAAAACTCTGTAGATTTTTTAGAAAAGTTCAAACCTTTGATTTACAAGGTTCCGTCCGCATCTTTAACTGATCATTCTCTTCTTCGAAAAATAAAAGCAACAGGCAGACCAGTTATCATATCAACCGGTATGTCAACTATTCAGGAAATTGAAGAAGCTGTTTTGATTCTCGGTACCGAAAATCTTTTGATCGCACAAGCAACATCTACATATCCGTGTCCTGTTGAGGAATTAAATTTACAGGTAATCGGGACTTACAAAGAAATTTTTCCTGAAGTTCCTATAGGTTATTCAGGGCATGAGACAGGTTTGTCGCCAACGCTTGCTGCCGTTGCAATTGGGGCAAGATTTGTTGAACGGCATATTACGCTCGATCGTGCAATGTGGGGAACCGATCAAGCAGCATCGGTGGAAGTATCGGGTATGCAGAAGCTTGTTCATGATATACGGGATATCGAAAAAGCTCTTGGTGACGGAATAAAAAAAGTTTATGAAAGTGAACAGAAAAATATTGAAAAACTTAGAAGAGTAAAACCAAATATTACCGTTTCCTAA